From a single Fusobacterium pseudoperiodonticum genomic region:
- a CDS encoding tetratricopeptide repeat protein, producing the protein MKEKLLEKIESLNEIEKYQEIIDLIEALPAEQLNTELMGELGRAYNNIEEYEKGLEILKSIENEVGDTALWNWRIGYSYFFLEDYTKAEKYFLKVYEQEPDNEKACDFLVGTYIALGEIEEENGNSEKAIEYALEAKKYAKTRENKIDTEIFLASLYNRHMRYTEAEEILRPILAKNKRDVEGIYELGYSLFKQERYEEALEYFLKLEKLNDADDWLYQKIGICYKNLDEKEEALKYYLKAVELDEEDTYSISDIAWLYNVLGKYEEGLKYLERLEELGQDDAWTNGEFGYCLSRLERHEEAIKKLNHALEVEDEEKDIAHIHSLLGWSYRQLEDYDKALEHYIQSKENGRDSAWINDEIGYCYKKKSDLKKALEFYLLAEKYDKNDLDLVSEIAWVYSILGEYKEGLKYTERAVKLGRNDAWINIQYGACLANSNRFQEAIEKLEYALSLDEEKDLAFAYSQLGWCYRLLGDYEKALGYLIQSQEEGRNDAWINFEIAICYENLDDYEKALEYALISYELDKDEVNVLSEIGIIYNYLGRYEDALPFLLRAKELGRDDEWLNTEIAVSLGRSGNVKEAIEKLKKTLTMVNENEINQRIFINSELAWLYGSLEEPQPEEALKYLNVAKELGREDEWIHSQIGYQLGYNPDKSEEALEHFEKAIELGKEDAWIFEMKGIILLNLKRYEEALESFKKAYDKDNNGWYLYSMGRCLRGLERYEEAIEILLKSRQISLDEEDVVDGEDFELAHCYIGIGDKENAQKYLDSARDAIIERGILNDYFKEEIEKIEKGISSLDTLFN; encoded by the coding sequence TTGAAAGAAAAATTATTAGAAAAAATTGAAAGCTTAAATGAAATAGAAAAATATCAAGAAATAATAGACTTAATAGAAGCTTTACCAGCTGAACAATTAAATACAGAATTAATGGGAGAATTAGGAAGAGCCTACAACAATATAGAAGAATATGAAAAAGGTTTAGAAATATTAAAAAGTATAGAAAATGAAGTAGGAGATACTGCACTTTGGAATTGGAGAATAGGATATTCTTACTTTTTCTTAGAAGATTATACAAAGGCAGAAAAGTATTTTTTAAAAGTATATGAGCAAGAACCAGATAATGAAAAAGCTTGTGATTTCTTAGTGGGAACATATATAGCCTTAGGAGAAATTGAAGAGGAGAATGGAAATTCAGAAAAAGCTATAGAATATGCTCTTGAAGCTAAAAAATATGCTAAAACTAGAGAAAATAAAATAGATACAGAAATATTCCTAGCTAGTCTATATAACAGACATATGAGATATACAGAGGCTGAAGAAATACTTAGACCTATCTTAGCAAAAAATAAAAGAGACGTAGAAGGGATTTATGAGTTAGGCTACAGTTTATTTAAACAAGAAAGATATGAAGAAGCATTAGAATATTTTTTAAAACTAGAAAAATTAAATGATGCTGATGATTGGCTTTATCAAAAGATAGGAATATGTTATAAGAATTTAGATGAAAAGGAAGAAGCATTAAAATATTATTTAAAAGCTGTTGAACTTGACGAAGAAGATACTTATTCAATATCAGATATAGCTTGGCTTTACAATGTTTTAGGAAAATATGAAGAAGGATTAAAATACTTAGAAAGACTTGAGGAACTTGGTCAAGATGATGCTTGGACAAATGGTGAGTTTGGATATTGTTTGTCAAGACTTGAAAGACATGAAGAGGCTATTAAAAAATTAAATCATGCCTTAGAAGTGGAAGATGAGGAAAAAGATATAGCACATATTCATAGCTTACTTGGTTGGAGTTACCGTCAATTAGAGGATTATGATAAGGCACTTGAACATTATATTCAATCTAAAGAAAATGGTAGAGATAGTGCTTGGATAAATGATGAAATCGGATATTGTTACAAGAAAAAATCTGATTTAAAAAAAGCTTTGGAATTCTATTTGTTAGCTGAAAAATATGATAAAAATGATCTTGATCTTGTATCAGAAATAGCTTGGGTATATAGTATTTTAGGAGAATATAAGGAAGGTCTAAAATATACAGAAAGAGCAGTAAAACTTGGAAGAAATGATGCCTGGATAAATATACAATATGGAGCTTGTTTAGCAAATTCAAATAGATTTCAAGAAGCTATAGAAAAATTAGAGTATGCTTTAAGTTTAGATGAAGAAAAAGATTTAGCTTTTGCCTATAGTCAACTTGGTTGGTGCTATCGTCTATTAGGAGATTATGAAAAAGCTCTTGGATACCTTATTCAATCTCAAGAAGAAGGAAGAAATGATGCTTGGATAAATTTTGAAATAGCAATATGTTATGAAAATTTAGATGACTATGAAAAAGCCCTTGAATATGCATTAATATCTTATGAATTGGATAAAGATGAAGTGAATGTATTATCAGAAATTGGTATAATTTACAACTACTTAGGAAGATATGAAGATGCACTTCCATTTTTATTGAGAGCAAAAGAATTAGGAAGAGATGACGAGTGGCTTAATACTGAAATAGCTGTGAGCTTAGGTAGAAGTGGAAATGTAAAAGAAGCAATTGAAAAATTGAAAAAAACTTTGACTATGGTTAATGAAAATGAAATAAATCAAAGAATTTTTATAAATTCTGAATTAGCTTGGCTTTACGGAAGCTTAGAAGAACCACAACCAGAAGAAGCACTTAAATATTTAAATGTAGCAAAAGAACTAGGAAGAGAAGATGAGTGGATACATTCACAAATTGGATATCAATTAGGTTATAATCCTGATAAATCTGAAGAAGCCTTGGAACATTTTGAAAAAGCTATAGAATTAGGAAAAGAAGATGCATGGATTTTTGAAATGAAAGGAATAATATTACTAAACTTAAAAAGATATGAAGAAGCCTTAGAATCATTCAAAAAAGCTTATGACAAAGATAATAATGGTTGGTATCTATATTCTATGGGTAGATGTTTAAGAGGCTTAGAAAGATATGAAGAAGCTATAGAAATTCTTTTAAAATCAAGACAAATATCATTAGATGAAGAAGATGTAGTAGATGGAGAAGATTTTGAACTTGCACATTGCTATATTGGAATAGGTGACAAAGAGAATGCACAAAAATATTTAGATTCAGCAAGAGATGCTATTATTGAACGTGGAATTCTAAATGACTATTTTAAAGAAGAAATTGAAAAAATAGAAAAAGGAATCTCTTCTCTAGACACACTTTTTAACTAA
- a CDS encoding radical SAM protein — translation MYKHVFGPVPSRRLGISLGVDLVVSKSCNLNCIFCECGATKKIQLERKRFKDMNEILEEISAVLKDIKPDYITFSGSGEPTLSLDLGNISKAIKEDLKYEGKICLITNSLLLADENLMKELEYIDLIVPTLNTLTQDIFEKIVRPDYRTSVEEIRKGFINLNNSKYKGKIWIEIFILENINDSDKNFVDIANFLKSENIRYDKIQLNTIDRVGAERDLKAISFEKISRAKKILEENGLDNIEIIKSLGELEEDKKIQVNQELLDNMKQKRLYQEEEINKIFKKN, via the coding sequence ATGTATAAGCATGTATTTGGACCTGTTCCATCAAGAAGATTAGGAATATCTTTAGGAGTTGACTTAGTCGTAAGTAAAAGTTGTAATCTTAATTGTATTTTTTGTGAGTGTGGAGCAACAAAAAAAATTCAACTAGAAAGAAAAAGATTTAAAGATATGAATGAAATACTTGAAGAAATATCAGCTGTATTAAAAGATATAAAGCCTGACTATATAACATTTTCTGGAAGTGGAGAGCCCACTTTAAGTTTGGATTTAGGTAATATCTCTAAGGCTATAAAAGAAGATTTAAAATATGAAGGTAAGATTTGTTTAATTACTAATAGTTTACTTCTAGCTGATGAAAATCTTATGAAAGAGTTAGAATATATAGACTTAATTGTTCCTACTTTAAATACATTAACTCAAGATATTTTTGAAAAAATTGTTAGACCTGACTACAGGACAAGTGTGGAAGAGATTAGAAAAGGTTTCATCAACCTAAATAATTCTAAGTATAAAGGAAAAATTTGGATAGAAATTTTTATTCTTGAAAATATTAATGACAGTGACAAAAATTTTGTAGATATAGCTAATTTTTTAAAATCTGAAAATATTAGATACGATAAAATTCAATTAAATACTATTGATAGAGTTGGAGCAGAAAGAGATTTAAAAGCTATAAGTTTTGAAAAAATTTCAAGAGCTAAGAAGATTTTAGAAGAAAATGGACTAGATAATATAGAAATAATAAAGAGCTTAGGTGAACTTGAAGAAGATAAGAAAATCCAAGTAAATCAAGAACTTTTAGATAATATGAAACAAAAAAGATTATATCAAGAAGAAGAGATCAATAAGATTTTTAAAAAAAATTAA
- a CDS encoding type IV pilus twitching motility protein PilT — protein MAMEKIFEYARKNNISDIHIIEGERIYFRKDGEIIAYEDSQSLSREDILKICSGKFEEDFAYTDSKNQRYRINSFFTKGKLALVIRLINDEAIKLKGEFINKLIDEKILSLKDGLVLISGITGSGKSTTLANIIEKFNGNKSIKILTIEDPIEYIFENKKALIIQRELGTDVESFEKALKSSLRQDPDIIVLGEIRDEESLFSALKLAETGHLVFSTLHTMNTVESINRLISMARSDKRDFIREQLASVLRFILSQELYRDKKTKKVKAIFEILNNTKAVANLIANNKLNQIPSLIESGIENYMITKEKYLKKIEIESD, from the coding sequence ATAGCTATGGAAAAGATATTTGAATATGCAAGAAAAAATAATATTTCAGACATACATATAATTGAAGGTGAAAGAATATATTTTAGAAAAGATGGAGAAATCATAGCATATGAAGATAGTCAAAGCCTTAGTAGAGAAGATATCTTGAAAATCTGCTCAGGAAAATTTGAAGAAGATTTTGCTTACACTGACTCTAAAAATCAAAGATATAGAATAAATTCTTTTTTTACAAAGGGAAAATTAGCTTTAGTTATAAGACTAATTAATGATGAAGCTATAAAGTTAAAAGGTGAATTTATCAATAAGCTTATTGATGAAAAAATTTTATCTTTAAAAGATGGCTTGGTCTTAATAAGTGGAATTACAGGAAGTGGTAAATCTACAACTCTAGCTAATATAATAGAAAAATTTAATGGGAATAAGAGCATTAAAATCTTAACAATAGAAGATCCCATTGAATATATTTTTGAAAATAAAAAAGCTTTAATCATACAAAGAGAATTAGGAACAGATGTTGAAAGTTTTGAAAAAGCTTTAAAAAGTTCACTGAGACAGGATCCTGATATTATTGTCTTAGGTGAAATAAGAGATGAAGAAAGTCTATTCTCAGCTTTAAAATTAGCTGAAACAGGACATCTAGTTTTTTCTACTCTGCATACTATGAATACTGTTGAAAGCATAAATAGACTAATTTCTATGGCAAGATCTGATAAAAGAGATTTTATAAGAGAGCAACTAGCTTCTGTTTTGAGATTTATCCTTTCTCAAGAGCTATATAGAGATAAGAAAACTAAAAAAGTTAAAGCTATTTTTGAAATTTTAAATAACACTAAGGCAGTGGCAAATTTAATTGCCAATAATAAATTAAATCAAATTCCAAGCCTTATTGAAAGTGGAATAGAAAACTATATGATAACAAAAGAAAAATATTTAAAGAAAATAGAAATAGAGAGTGATTAA